One window from the genome of Cyprinus carpio isolate SPL01 chromosome B1, ASM1834038v1, whole genome shotgun sequence encodes:
- the LOC109097735 gene encoding adhesion G protein-coupled receptor E3-like produces the protein MQSKKNIILHLAVLQLMIIISNVAITKSQGHWYCPPSANTSNCINSNSYVDCHGQNVSCKAYSCTPQSPGCSCMIGSYNCSSNCSYEASPKVCSCNADNCHCLNDMINSPNSLQKQTTAENIMNFVDQIANMTGLMSAEAAENYLKTVDDTQEKVSDLVRDEDKSKLVSYGNSYLNAFESLVSALVKPTETHNLLNISLDNTEVRVLAVGPNASEKNIPSVSTEKAIMDINIFEIAKSSPSGSAAVAFMSYKMIENLLKPDFFNTSNDTIKTMMSTVISATLLQTNNTKLTKPVIFTFRHIREFDPSGSLSCVYWNISEWIVDGCSVLETNSSYTVCSCVHLSTFAIIMQTSRPTESNLLLELLNSVCVIVGLVFFSLALLTFALCQWSPGVNNVARINICISLLLAHLLFLLRGKFLSLIRPQQVLCAVIAGLLHFLFLSAFVWMFIEVVLLFICVKNLSQISSKKKEVLNSGFLCVIGYVVALVVVCVSVGLVPEGYGSEHCWIKHDKGFIWSFLGPVCVILALNMILFIKIVITLNSTLKTLNAEVSQMKQSKVMVFKTLAQFVVLGCPWILGFFTNGSMVLEILFLILNSQQGTFIFLIYCVLNNEGVRQQYRKFFRCLCCGRKKL, from the exons ATGcaaagcaaaaagaacataatcCTTCATTTGGCTG TGCTGCAGCTGATGATAATCATAAGTAATGTAGCAATCACCAAATCTCAAGGACATTGGTATTGCCCTCCTTCAGCAAACACGAGCAACTGCATAAATTCTAACAGTTATGTGGACTGTCATGGACAAAATGTCTCCTGCAAGGCCTATTCCTGCACCCCTCAGAGTCCCGGCTGCTCCTGCATGATCGGATCCTACAACTGCAGCAGCAATTGCAGCTATGAAGCTTCTCCAAAAGTCTGTAGTTGCaatgcagataattgccactgcCTGAACG ATATGATTAATTCTCCAAACAGCTTGCAAAAG CAGACAACTGCAGAAAACATAATGAATTTTGTTGACCAGATCGCAAATATGACAGGTCTGATGTCTGCGGAA GCGGCGGAAAACTATTTGAAGACTGTTGATGACACCCAGGAAAAGGTTTCAGATTTGGTCAGAGATGAAGATAAAAGTAAACTGGTGTCATATGGAAACAGTTATCTGAACGCCTTCGAGAGCCTGGTGTCTGCACTGGTGAAGCCAACAGAAACTCACAACTTGCTGAACATTAGTCTCGACAATACAG aGGTGAGAGTTCTTGCAGTTGGACCAAAtgcatctgaaaaaaatattccttCAGTCAGTACGGAAAAGGCTATTATGGatattaacatttttgaaattgCCAAGAGCAGCCCTTCAG GATCAGCTGCTGTGGCTTTCATGAGCTACAAGATGATTGAGAATCTACTGAAGCCAGACTTCTTTAACACATCAAATGACACGATTAAAACCATGATGTCCACTGTGATCTCAGCTACTCTCCTCCAAACCAACAACACTAAACTCACCAAACCAGTCATCTTCACCTTCAGACACATCAGA GAGTTTGATCCCAGTGGTTCTCTTTCCTGTGTGTACTGGAATATCAGCGAGTGGATTGTAGATGGTTGTTCTGTTTTAGAGACCAACAGCAGCTACACTGTGTGTTCCTGTGTTCATCTGTCCACATTCGCTATCATCATGCAAACCAGCCGCCCAACAGAG AGCAACTTACTGCTGGAACTGTTGAATTCGGTGTGTGTGATCGTGGGGCTGGTGTTCTTCAGTTTGGCCCTGTTGACCTTTGCCCTTTGTCAGTGGAGTCCTGGAGTGAATAATGTGGCTCGAATCAACATCTGCATCAGTCTTCTGCTGGCTCACCTTCTGTTCCTGCTCAGAGGGAAGTTTCTGAGCCTCATACGGCCTCAGCAG GTGTTGTGTGCCGTGATCGCAGGCCTTCtgcacttcctctttctctccgcCTTTGTGTGGATGTTCATTGAAGTTGTGCTGCTCTTCATCTGTGTGAAGAACCTATCACAGATCAGCTCCAAAAAGAAGGAGGTGCTTAACAGTGGATTCCTGTGTGTGATTGGATATGTGGTTGCtctggttgtggtgtgtgtgtctgtcggtCTGGTTCCTGAAGGATACGGCAGTGAAca TTGCTGGATTAAACATGATAAAGGTTTTATCTGGAGTTTTCTGGGTCCTGTGTGTGTCATACTAGCA ttAAACATGATTCTCTTCATCAAGATTGTTATCACTCTGAACTCAACTCTCAAAACACTGAATGCTGAGGTTTCACAGATGAAACAATCCAA GGTTATGGTGTTTAAAACACTGGCTCAGTTTGTGGTTCTTGGTTGCCCCTGGATTCTGGGTTTCTTCACTAATGGCAGTATGGTGCTGGAGATCCTCTTCCTGATCTTGAACTCCCAGCAGGGAACCTTCATCTTCCTGATCTACTGTGTTCTCAATAATGAGGGg GTCAGGCAGCAGTACAGGAAGTTCTTCAGATGTCTTTGCTGTGGACGCAAAAAACTCTGA